One Sus scrofa isolate TJ Tabasco breed Duroc chromosome 10, Sscrofa11.1, whole genome shotgun sequence genomic window carries:
- the PPP1R12B gene encoding protein phosphatase 1 regulatory subunit 12B isoform X12, translating to MSSLYTRSKDFPRNRRAQSDSPPASPSPTAKTLRHDRLSRLESGGSDAGGERASARARREARLATLTGRAEEENSGRDYKKLYESALAENQKLKTKLQEAQLELTDVKAKLEKMAQKQDKTPDRSSVLDVEKRERRALERKMSEMEEEMKVLTELKSDNQRLKDENGALIRVISKLSK from the exons ATGTCCTCCCTGTACACCCGGAGCAAGGACTTCCCTCGGAACCGCAGAGCCCAGTCGGACTcgcccccagcctccccctccccgacTGCCAAGACGCTCCGA CATGACAGACTTTCTAG GTTGGAATCAGGAGGCAGCGATGCCGGCGGGGAGCGGGCGTCAGCGCGAGCCCGCCGGGAGGCCCGCCTCGCCACCCTGACCGGCCGCGCGGAGGAGGAGAACAGCGGCAGGGACTATAAAAAG ctGTACGAGAGTGCCCTGGCAGAAAACCAGAAACTGAAGACAAAACTTCAGGAGGCCCAGCTGGAGCTGACAGACGTGAAAGCCAAGCTGGAAAAGATGGCCCAG AAACAGGACAAGACCCCTGACCGGTCGTCGGTGCTGGACGTGGAGAAGCGG GAGAGGCGAGCCTTGGAGCGGAAGATGTcggagatggaggaggagatgAAG GTCCTGACGGAGCTGAAGTCCGACAACCAGAGGCTGAAAGATGAGAACGGCGCCCTCATCAGGGTCATCAGCAAGCTGTCCAAGTAG